The following proteins are encoded in a genomic region of Streptomyces collinus Tu 365:
- a CDS encoding aldehyde dehydrogenase family protein: MAPTLTASPLTRKAGTSWPETWQHCLAAAPEAFRDDRVLNLWNAGWHADGRALPATSPVDGTPIAGPPRLDRAVARQAVRAALDQHRAWRHVPPAERRARVAATLDALATHRDLLALLLVWEIGKPWRLARADVDRAVDGVRWYVDGIEPMIAGRAPLDGPVSNIASWNYPMSVLVHALLVQVLAGNAVIAKTPTDGGVACLTLACALAAREGLPVTLVSGSGGELSQALVRAPEIGCVSFVGGRDTGAAVATAVTDLGKRHVLEQEGLNTWGIWNHSDWDTFGALVPTLFDYGKQRCTAYPRFVVQRDLFDAFLAAYLPAVRALRVGHPLAVVHPDDPYPDLDLGPVINAAKAKELRDQVTEAVDRGAVPLFRGDPATARFMPGQDTSAYVQPVTLLDPPRSSPLHHAEPFGPVDTVVLVDTEAELLAAMNASNGALVATLSTDDRATFERLAPQIRAFKIGHGRPRSRGDRDELFGGLGASWRGAFVGGELLVRAVTQGPAGERLPGNFPEYQLMP; the protein is encoded by the coding sequence ATGGCACCCACCCTCACCGCCTCCCCCCTCACCCGCAAAGCGGGCACGTCCTGGCCCGAGACATGGCAGCACTGCCTGGCCGCCGCACCCGAAGCCTTCCGGGACGACCGAGTCCTCAACCTCTGGAACGCCGGCTGGCACGCGGACGGCCGGGCCCTGCCCGCCACCAGCCCGGTGGACGGCACCCCGATAGCGGGCCCGCCCCGGCTGGACCGGGCCGTCGCGCGGCAGGCCGTACGGGCCGCGCTCGACCAGCACCGCGCCTGGCGCCACGTCCCGCCGGCCGAGCGCCGGGCGCGGGTCGCCGCCACACTCGACGCGCTCGCCACGCACCGCGATCTCCTGGCCCTGCTGCTCGTCTGGGAGATCGGCAAGCCGTGGCGGCTCGCCCGGGCGGACGTCGACCGGGCCGTCGACGGCGTCCGCTGGTACGTCGACGGCATCGAACCCATGATCGCCGGCCGGGCCCCGCTGGACGGGCCCGTGTCCAACATCGCGAGCTGGAACTACCCGATGAGCGTCCTCGTCCACGCCCTGCTGGTGCAGGTGCTCGCGGGCAACGCGGTCATCGCCAAGACCCCCACCGACGGCGGCGTCGCCTGCCTCACCCTGGCCTGCGCCCTGGCCGCCCGCGAGGGACTCCCCGTCACCCTCGTCAGCGGCAGCGGAGGGGAACTGTCCCAGGCGCTGGTGCGGGCGCCCGAGATCGGCTGCGTCTCCTTCGTCGGCGGCCGTGACACCGGTGCCGCGGTCGCCACGGCCGTGACCGACCTCGGCAAGCGGCACGTACTGGAACAGGAGGGCCTGAACACCTGGGGCATCTGGAACCACTCGGACTGGGACACGTTCGGCGCGCTCGTGCCCACACTCTTCGACTACGGCAAACAGCGCTGCACCGCCTATCCGCGCTTCGTGGTCCAGCGCGACCTGTTCGACGCGTTCCTCGCGGCCTACCTGCCGGCGGTCCGCGCGCTGCGCGTCGGCCACCCGCTGGCGGTCGTGCACCCGGACGACCCCTACCCGGACCTGGACCTCGGCCCGGTCATCAACGCGGCCAAGGCGAAGGAACTGCGCGACCAGGTCACCGAGGCCGTCGACCGCGGAGCCGTCCCCCTCTTCCGCGGCGATCCGGCCACCGCCCGCTTCATGCCCGGCCAGGACACCTCCGCCTACGTCCAGCCCGTCACCCTCCTCGACCCGCCCCGCTCCTCACCGCTGCACCACGCGGAGCCCTTCGGCCCCGTGGACACCGTCGTCCTGGTCGACACCGAGGCGGAACTGCTGGCCGCCATGAACGCCTCCAACGGCGCCCTCGTCGCCACCCTCTCCACGGACGACCGGGCCACGTTCGAACGACTCGCCCCGCAGATCCGCGCCTTCAAGATCGGCCACGGCAGGCCCCGCTCCCGCGGCGACCGCGACGAGCTCTTCGGCGGCCTCGGCGCCTCCTGGCGCGGCGCCTTCGTAGGCGGGGAACTCCTCGTCCGGGCCGTCACCCAGGGCCCGGCGGGGGAGCGGCTGCCCGGCAACTTCCCCGAGTACCAGCTCATGCCCTGA
- the fdhD gene encoding formate dehydrogenase accessory sulfurtransferase FdhD produces MGRVTERRKVLRIRDGAVSSRPDTLVAEEPLEIRLNGKSLAITMRTPGDDFALAAGFLVSEGVLATVDDLQNIVYCAGATADGVNTYNVVDVKTAPGVALPEFTLERNVYTTSSCGLCGKASLDAVRTTARWPIADTPPVRVTPDLLASLPDRLRAAQRVFDRTGGLHAAALFTEDGELLDIREDVGRHNAVDKLVGRALQNGDLPLSRTLLLVSGRASFELAQKAVMAGIPVLAAVSAPSSLAVDLAAETGLTLVGFLRGSSMNVYAGEDRVALPAAAARG; encoded by the coding sequence ATGGGACGAGTCACGGAACGACGCAAGGTCCTCCGGATCCGGGACGGGGCGGTGTCCAGCCGGCCGGACACGCTCGTCGCCGAGGAGCCGCTGGAGATCCGGCTGAACGGCAAGTCCCTCGCGATCACCATGCGGACGCCGGGTGACGACTTCGCGCTGGCGGCGGGGTTCCTGGTGAGCGAGGGTGTGCTGGCGACCGTCGACGATCTGCAGAACATCGTCTACTGCGCGGGGGCGACCGCCGACGGTGTGAACACGTACAACGTCGTCGACGTGAAGACGGCACCGGGTGTGGCGCTGCCGGAGTTCACGCTGGAGCGGAACGTGTACACGACGTCGTCGTGCGGGCTGTGCGGCAAGGCCAGTCTGGACGCCGTGCGCACGACCGCGCGCTGGCCGATCGCGGACACGCCCCCGGTCCGGGTGACCCCGGACCTGCTGGCGAGCCTGCCGGACCGGTTGCGGGCGGCGCAGCGGGTGTTCGACCGCACGGGTGGTCTGCACGCGGCAGCGCTGTTCACCGAGGACGGTGAGCTGCTGGACATACGGGAGGACGTCGGCCGGCACAACGCGGTCGACAAGCTGGTCGGGCGGGCGCTGCAGAACGGCGACCTGCCGTTGTCGCGGACGCTGCTGCTGGTGTCGGGGCGGGCCTCGTTCGAGCTGGCGCAGAAGGCGGTGATGGCGGGGATCCCGGTGCTGGCGGCGGTGTCGGCGCCGTCGTCGCTCGCGGTGGACCTGGCCGCCGAGACCGGGCTGACCCTGGTGGGGTTCCTGCGGGGCAGTTCGATGAACGTGTACGCGGGCGAGGACCGCGTCGCCCTGCCGGCCGCGGCCGCCCGGGGCTGA
- a CDS encoding GntR family transcriptional regulator, translated as MLSTGLPQGAVPKLERPGPLRDRVYEALLELITVRALRPGQHLVESELAGHLGVSRQPVREALQRLNTEGWVDLRPAQGAYVHVPTPEEADQLLTVRALLETEAARLAALNAGTAGIHTLQDIVRQGWVAVAEDDVHRAVALNAAFHRKIMEMAGNRVLAGLAAQVERRVRWYYAPVAGQRGGTAWQEHQDLVQALTDHDDQGAARLMREHTELTRQSYHEHSETDGA; from the coding sequence ATGCTGTCGACCGGACTGCCGCAGGGAGCCGTGCCCAAGCTGGAGCGGCCCGGCCCCCTGCGCGACCGCGTGTACGAGGCGCTGCTCGAGCTGATCACCGTCCGCGCCCTGCGGCCCGGCCAGCACCTGGTCGAGAGCGAACTCGCCGGTCACCTCGGAGTGTCCCGGCAGCCGGTGCGGGAAGCCCTGCAGCGGCTGAACACCGAGGGCTGGGTCGACCTGCGGCCCGCCCAGGGCGCGTACGTCCACGTGCCCACCCCCGAGGAGGCCGACCAGCTCCTCACCGTCCGCGCCCTCCTGGAGACCGAGGCGGCCCGGCTCGCGGCGCTGAACGCCGGCACGGCAGGCATCCACACCCTCCAGGACATCGTGCGGCAGGGCTGGGTGGCCGTGGCCGAGGACGACGTGCACCGCGCCGTCGCCCTGAACGCCGCCTTCCACCGCAAGATCATGGAGATGGCCGGCAACAGGGTCCTGGCCGGACTCGCCGCCCAGGTCGAGCGCCGGGTCCGCTGGTACTACGCGCCGGTGGCCGGACAGCGCGGCGGCACCGCCTGGCAGGAGCACCAGGACCTCGTCCAGGCCCTCACCGACCACGACGACCAGGGCGCGGCCCGCCTGATGCGCGAACACACCGAGCTCACCCGGCAGTCGTACCACGAGCACAGCGAGACCGACGGCGCCTGA
- a CDS encoding AMP-dependent synthetase/ligase: protein MREFTTPPSTSAPPVGGLADAVFEHAGRDPLHVALGRKDASGQWRDVTSAEFRDEVLALAKGLLARGIRFGDRVAIMSRTRYEWTLFDFALWTIGAQVVPVYPTSSAEQCFWMLYDAEVSAAIVEHEDHAMTIATVIDRLPRLRELWQLDSGCVQELYDAGAHLDDEMVHRHREAVTPESVATIIYTSGTTGRPKGCVISHGNFMFEADTVMERWEPVFHSKKGDEASTLLFLPLAHVFGRMVEVAAMRGGVRLGHQPQLNATALLPDLQAFRPTFILAVPYIFEKVFNASRRKAEREGKAGPFEKAVDIAVKYADAVEAKAWGTGPGPSAALRMQHQLFDKLVYAKVRAAMGGRIRNAMSGGSAMDRRLGLFFAGAGVQIYEGYGLTESTAAATANPPERTRYGTVGQAIPGVTVHLADDGEIWLRGGNVFQGYLNNQKATDATLHDGWLATGDLGALDEDGYLTITGRKKEILVTSGGKSVSPGVLEERVRDHPLVNQCIVVGNDRPYIAALVTLDQEAVEHWLQMRGKPRLSPVQLVRDPDLETEVRRAVVAANTLVSQAESIRTFRILAQPFTEEHGLLTPSLKLKRKAIEKAYENEVEALYRA from the coding sequence TTGCGCGAGTTCACCACCCCTCCGTCGACGTCGGCACCGCCGGTGGGCGGTCTGGCCGACGCCGTCTTCGAGCATGCCGGGCGGGACCCCCTGCACGTCGCGCTGGGCCGCAAGGACGCATCGGGGCAGTGGCGGGACGTGACCTCGGCGGAGTTCCGCGACGAGGTGCTCGCGCTGGCCAAGGGGCTGCTGGCCCGGGGCATCCGGTTCGGCGACCGGGTCGCGATCATGTCCCGCACGCGCTACGAGTGGACCCTCTTCGACTTCGCCCTGTGGACGATCGGCGCCCAGGTGGTGCCCGTCTACCCGACGTCGTCGGCGGAGCAGTGCTTCTGGATGCTGTACGACGCCGAGGTGTCCGCGGCGATCGTGGAGCACGAGGACCACGCCATGACGATCGCGACGGTCATCGACCGGCTGCCGAGGCTGCGGGAGCTGTGGCAGCTGGACTCGGGCTGTGTGCAGGAGCTGTACGACGCGGGCGCGCACCTGGACGACGAGATGGTCCACCGGCACCGGGAGGCGGTCACCCCCGAGTCGGTCGCCACGATCATCTACACCTCGGGCACCACCGGCCGGCCCAAGGGCTGTGTGATCTCGCACGGCAACTTCATGTTCGAGGCGGACACCGTCATGGAGCGTTGGGAGCCGGTGTTCCACTCCAAGAAGGGCGACGAGGCGTCCACGCTGCTGTTCCTGCCGCTGGCGCACGTCTTCGGACGGATGGTGGAGGTGGCCGCCATGCGCGGCGGGGTGCGGCTCGGGCACCAGCCGCAGCTGAACGCCACGGCTCTGCTGCCCGACCTGCAGGCGTTCCGGCCGACGTTCATCCTGGCGGTGCCGTACATCTTCGAGAAGGTGTTCAACGCCTCCCGCCGCAAGGCGGAGAGGGAGGGCAAGGCGGGGCCGTTCGAGAAGGCGGTCGACATCGCCGTGAAGTACGCCGACGCCGTCGAGGCCAAGGCGTGGGGCACCGGTCCGGGGCCGTCGGCGGCGCTGCGGATGCAGCACCAGCTGTTCGACAAGCTCGTGTATGCGAAGGTCCGGGCGGCGATGGGCGGCCGTATACGGAATGCGATGTCCGGTGGTTCGGCGATGGACCGCCGGCTGGGGCTGTTCTTCGCGGGTGCGGGCGTGCAGATCTACGAGGGTTACGGGCTGACCGAGTCGACGGCGGCGGCGACCGCCAACCCGCCGGAGCGCACCCGGTACGGCACGGTCGGGCAGGCCATCCCGGGAGTCACCGTGCACCTCGCGGACGACGGGGAGATCTGGCTGCGCGGCGGCAACGTCTTCCAGGGCTACCTGAACAACCAGAAGGCCACCGACGCCACCCTGCACGACGGCTGGCTGGCCACCGGCGACCTCGGCGCCCTGGACGAGGACGGCTATCTGACCATCACGGGCCGCAAGAAGGAGATCCTGGTGACCTCCGGCGGCAAGAGCGTCTCGCCCGGTGTCCTGGAGGAGCGGGTCCGCGACCATCCGCTGGTCAACCAGTGCATCGTGGTCGGCAACGACCGGCCGTACATCGCGGCGTTGGTCACCCTGGACCAGGAGGCCGTGGAGCACTGGCTGCAGATGCGCGGCAAGCCCCGGCTGAGCCCGGTGCAGCTGGTGCGCGACCCGGATCTGGAGACGGAGGTGCGGCGGGCGGTCGTGGCCGCCAACACGCTCGTGTCGCAGGCCGAGTCGATCCGCACCTTCCGCATCCTGGCGCAGCCGTTCACCGAGGAGCACGGCCTGCTGACGCCGTCGCTGAAGCTGAAGCGGAAGGCGATCGAGAAGGCGTACGAGAACGAGGTCGAGGCCCTGTACCGGGCCTGA
- a CDS encoding bile acid:sodium symporter family protein, with translation MPVDPYIVLLLGTVGLAALFPAHGTGADVASGASTAAIAFLFFLYGARLSTREAMDGLRHWRLHLTVLACTFLVFPVLGLAARGLVPMVLTQPLYQGLLFLTLVPSTIQSSIAFTSIARGNVPAAICAGSFSSLVGILVTPLLAAVLLGGSGGGFSADSLVKIVLQLLVPFLAGQVLRRWIGGFVARHKKVLGLVDRGSILLVVYTAFSEGMTRGIWHQVSPARLGALLGVEAVLLAVMLGLTWYGGRMLGFPREDRIAIQFAGSKKSLASGLPMASVLFGAHASLAVLPLMLFHQMQLMVCAVIAKRRARDPEAAGEPAGPAAASRATVGTGSR, from the coding sequence ATGCCGGTCGACCCCTACATCGTGCTGCTGCTCGGCACCGTGGGCCTCGCCGCGCTCTTCCCCGCCCACGGCACCGGCGCCGACGTGGCCTCCGGCGCGTCCACCGCCGCGATCGCCTTCCTTTTCTTCCTCTACGGCGCCCGCCTCTCCACCCGCGAGGCCATGGACGGCCTGCGGCACTGGCGGCTCCACCTCACCGTCCTGGCCTGCACCTTCCTCGTCTTCCCGGTCCTGGGCCTGGCCGCCCGCGGCCTGGTGCCGATGGTGCTGACCCAGCCGCTCTACCAGGGCCTGCTCTTCCTGACCCTGGTGCCCTCCACCATCCAGTCGTCGATCGCGTTCACCTCGATCGCCCGCGGAAACGTGCCTGCCGCCATCTGCGCCGGCTCCTTCTCCTCCCTGGTCGGCATCCTCGTCACCCCGCTGCTCGCGGCCGTGCTGCTCGGCGGCAGCGGCGGCGGGTTCTCCGCCGACTCCCTCGTCAAGATCGTGCTCCAGCTGCTGGTGCCGTTCCTCGCCGGCCAGGTGCTGCGCCGCTGGATCGGCGGCTTCGTCGCCCGGCACAAGAAGGTCCTCGGCCTCGTCGACCGCGGCTCCATCCTGCTCGTCGTCTACACCGCGTTCAGCGAAGGCATGACCCGCGGCATCTGGCACCAGGTCAGCCCCGCCCGGCTCGGCGCGCTGCTCGGCGTCGAGGCCGTCCTGCTGGCCGTCATGCTGGGCCTGACCTGGTACGGCGGCCGGATGCTCGGCTTCCCCCGGGAGGACCGGATCGCCATCCAGTTCGCCGGCTCGAAGAAGTCCCTCGCCTCCGGCCTGCCGATGGCCAGCGTCCTGTTCGGCGCCCACGCCTCCCTGGCCGTGCTGCCGCTGATGCTCTTCCACCAGATGCAGCTCATGGTCTGCGCGGTCATCGCCAAGCGGCGCGCCCGCGACCCGGAGGCGGCCGGGGAACCCGCCGGGCCGGCCGCGGCATCCCGCGCCACGGTCGGCACCGGCTCCCGCTGA
- a CDS encoding isochorismatase family protein produces MTAAPVLDPQRTALVLVDLMDRVVALPLEPRKGTDVLATAEHLAAAFRGAGAPVVLIRVERPSVPEQPPGSGLVAGLRREGDLEVVKRTIGGFQGTELDERLRERGIRTLVFGGIATNLGVESTARAAADLGYDLVFVEDAMAALTAPEHEASVRLDFPRLGTVTSATDLSFARE; encoded by the coding sequence ATGACCGCAGCTCCCGTGCTCGATCCGCAGCGCACCGCCCTCGTCCTCGTCGACCTGATGGACCGCGTCGTCGCGCTGCCCCTGGAACCCCGCAAGGGCACCGACGTACTGGCCACCGCCGAGCACCTCGCGGCCGCCTTCCGCGGCGCGGGCGCCCCCGTCGTCCTCATCCGGGTCGAACGCCCCTCGGTCCCCGAACAGCCGCCCGGCAGCGGGCTGGTGGCGGGACTGCGCCGGGAGGGCGACCTGGAGGTGGTCAAGCGCACCATCGGCGGCTTCCAGGGCACGGAACTCGACGAACGGCTGCGTGAACGCGGCATCCGCACCCTCGTGTTCGGCGGCATCGCCACCAACCTCGGCGTCGAGTCCACCGCCCGCGCCGCCGCCGACCTCGGCTACGACCTCGTCTTCGTCGAGGACGCCATGGCCGCACTCACCGCCCCCGAGCACGAGGCGTCCGTCCGGCTGGACTTCCCCCGGCTGGGCACCGTGACGAGCGCGACGGACCTCTCCTTCGCCCGCGAGTGA
- a CDS encoding beta-ketoacyl-ACP synthase III: MNGSRIAAIGHYQPARVLTNEDLAGMVDTSDEWIRSRVGIRTRHIAGADEPVDELAAHAAAKALAAAGLAPDDIDLVLVATSTAIDRSPNTAARVAARLGVPSPAAMDVNVVCAGFTHALATADHTIRAGAATRALVIGADKMSEVADWTDRSTCVLVGDGAGAAVVEACEPGREPGIGPVLWGSVPEMGNAVRIEGTPPRFAQEGQSVYRWATTRLPPLARSACEKAGIAPADLAAVVLHQANLRIIEPLAQKIGAVNAVIARDVTESGNTSAASIPLALSKLLEQGAVRGGDPVLLFGFGGNLSYAGQVVRCP; the protein is encoded by the coding sequence ATGAACGGCTCGCGCATCGCCGCCATCGGTCACTACCAGCCCGCCAGGGTGCTCACCAACGAGGACCTGGCGGGCATGGTCGACACCAGCGACGAGTGGATCCGCAGCCGGGTGGGCATCCGCACCCGGCACATCGCCGGCGCCGACGAACCGGTCGACGAACTCGCCGCGCACGCCGCCGCCAAGGCGCTCGCCGCCGCGGGCCTCGCCCCGGACGACATCGACCTGGTCCTCGTGGCCACCTCCACCGCCATCGACCGGTCGCCGAACACCGCCGCCCGCGTCGCGGCCCGGCTCGGCGTCCCCAGCCCGGCCGCCATGGACGTCAACGTCGTCTGCGCCGGTTTCACCCACGCCCTCGCCACCGCCGACCACACCATCCGGGCGGGCGCGGCGACCCGGGCCCTGGTCATCGGCGCCGACAAGATGTCCGAGGTCGCCGACTGGACCGACCGCAGCACCTGCGTCCTGGTCGGCGACGGCGCGGGGGCCGCCGTGGTCGAGGCCTGCGAGCCGGGCCGGGAACCCGGGATCGGGCCGGTGCTGTGGGGATCGGTGCCGGAGATGGGCAACGCCGTGCGCATCGAGGGCACCCCGCCCCGGTTCGCGCAGGAGGGACAGAGCGTGTACCGCTGGGCCACCACCCGGCTGCCGCCCCTGGCCCGCAGCGCCTGCGAGAAGGCCGGCATCGCCCCCGCCGACCTGGCCGCCGTCGTCCTGCACCAGGCCAACCTCCGCATCATCGAACCGCTCGCGCAGAAGATCGGCGCCGTCAACGCCGTGATCGCACGCGATGTCACCGAATCGGGCAACACCTCCGCCGCCAGCATTCCCCTCGCCCTGTCCAAGCTGCTGGAGCAGGGCGCGGTCCGCGGCGGCGATCCGGTCCTGCTGTTCGGTTTCGGCGGGAACCTCTCGTACGCCGGACAGGTCGTACGGTGCCCGTGA
- a CDS encoding sialidase family protein, translating into MPSGLRARLGSVPATVLTTAALVALPLVSPHPAHAHAGAGSPAAEFEQQVLFKASQDPGYACFRIPAVVRSTDGTLLAFAEGRVLNCGDAADIDIVVKRSTDGGRTWGPLRVVNEGAGDTHGNPAPVVDRETGRIWLAETYNTGRTDSASCSVPCDRTPHLQYSDDDGQTWSAPRDLSPEILPADWNSWYATGPVHGIQLTRGRYAGRLVFGVNTETWDGSRVTANHAALVVSDDHGGHWRIGATDTWPVAADGTFRQKPSELTLAERADGSVLVSGREQDGTDLGHRTQAVSWDGGGSFTAPFRGLPDLYAPQVQGSMLRLGDRILLSCPADPDRRRTMMVRSSYDGGRTWDSVDRGTVVTTDWSGYSDLVRADRDTVGLLYEGGAVDARDEIRFARFTEDWLAPRRGPDPRTADLAPRARPAAVLGGARETDGVSGGALEFDGADDAVRLPYRPGLLLGGGDFTASLWFRYTAGTGEQPLLWMGGVGTSQPQVWVRGEPANHRLQGLITVRDGAAAPQTAYVRTADAYNDGAWHHLVLRRSADALSLTVDGMRSTVAGVPGSVSRNSPFGVHIGQRVDSRAFFTGAIDEVHVWDRALTDEELSDPKAPPFLKDTVLWLPLDRVSG; encoded by the coding sequence ATGCCGTCAGGTCTCCGCGCCCGTCTCGGGTCCGTGCCGGCCACCGTCCTCACCACGGCGGCGCTGGTGGCGCTCCCGCTCGTCTCCCCCCACCCGGCGCACGCCCACGCGGGCGCCGGCTCGCCCGCAGCCGAGTTCGAGCAGCAGGTCCTCTTCAAGGCGTCCCAGGACCCCGGATACGCCTGTTTCCGCATCCCGGCGGTCGTGCGGAGCACGGACGGCACGCTGCTGGCGTTCGCCGAGGGGCGGGTGCTGAACTGCGGTGACGCGGCGGACATCGACATCGTGGTCAAGCGTTCCACGGACGGCGGCCGCACCTGGGGCCCGCTGCGGGTGGTCAACGAGGGCGCGGGCGACACGCACGGCAACCCGGCGCCCGTCGTGGACCGGGAGACCGGCCGGATCTGGCTGGCGGAGACGTACAACACCGGCCGTACGGACAGCGCGAGTTGCTCGGTCCCCTGCGACCGCACCCCGCATCTGCAGTACAGCGACGACGACGGGCAGACCTGGTCGGCGCCGCGCGACCTGAGCCCCGAGATCCTGCCCGCCGACTGGAACTCCTGGTACGCGACCGGTCCGGTGCACGGCATCCAGCTCACCCGCGGCCGGTACGCGGGCCGGCTGGTCTTCGGCGTCAACACCGAGACCTGGGACGGCAGCCGGGTCACCGCCAACCACGCCGCGCTCGTCGTCAGCGACGACCACGGCGGCCACTGGCGGATCGGCGCCACCGACACCTGGCCCGTCGCCGCCGACGGCACCTTCCGGCAGAAGCCCTCCGAGCTGACCCTCGCCGAGCGCGCCGACGGCTCGGTCCTGGTCAGCGGCCGCGAGCAGGACGGCACCGACCTCGGCCACCGCACCCAGGCCGTCAGCTGGGACGGCGGTGGCAGCTTCACCGCCCCCTTCCGCGGGCTGCCGGACCTCTACGCCCCGCAGGTCCAGGGTTCGATGCTGCGCCTGGGCGACCGCATCCTGCTCTCCTGCCCCGCCGACCCCGACCGGCGCCGCACGATGATGGTCCGCTCCTCCTACGACGGCGGCCGCACCTGGGACAGCGTGGACCGCGGCACGGTCGTCACCACCGACTGGTCCGGCTACTCCGACCTGGTGCGCGCCGACCGCGACACCGTGGGCCTGCTGTACGAGGGCGGCGCGGTCGACGCGCGTGACGAGATCCGCTTCGCCCGCTTCACCGAGGACTGGCTCGCCCCGCGCCGCGGCCCGGACCCGCGCACCGCCGACCTCGCCCCGCGCGCCCGGCCGGCCGCGGTGCTGGGCGGTGCCCGGGAGACGGACGGCGTGTCCGGGGGCGCGCTGGAGTTCGACGGCGCCGACGACGCCGTACGCCTGCCGTACCGGCCCGGGCTGTTGCTGGGCGGCGGCGACTTCACCGCGTCCCTGTGGTTCCGGTACACGGCCGGCACCGGGGAGCAGCCCCTGCTGTGGATGGGCGGTGTCGGCACCAGCCAGCCGCAGGTCTGGGTGCGCGGCGAACCCGCGAACCACCGCCTCCAGGGGCTCATCACGGTGCGCGACGGCGCCGCGGCGCCGCAGACCGCGTACGTGCGGACCGCCGACGCCTACAACGACGGCGCCTGGCACCACCTGGTGCTGCGCCGGTCGGCCGACGCGTTGTCGTTGACGGTCGACGGTATGCGGTCGACCGTCGCCGGTGTACCGGGTTCCGTCAGCCGTAACTCGCCCTTCGGGGTGCACATCGGCCAGCGTGTCGACAGCCGGGCCTTCTTCACCGGTGCGATCGACGAGGTGCATGTGTGGGACCGGGCGCTGACCGACGAGGAGCTGTCCGACCCGAAGGCGCCGCCGTTCCTCAAGGACACCGTGCTGTGGCTGCCGCTGGACCGGGTCTCCGGCTGA
- a CDS encoding LysR substrate-binding domain-containing protein, translated as MYDPTHLRTFLAVAQTLSFTQAARRLGLRQSTVSQHVRRLEDAAGRRLFLRDTHAVELTEDGEAMLGFARRLLEVHEQATAFFTGTRVRGRLRFGASEDFVLTRLPEILEGFRQDHPEVDLELTVELSGTLHEQLAAGKLDLVLAKRRSEDPRGELVWRDDLVWIGSGQLRLEAGRPVPLIVYPPPGITRARALEVLEEQGRPWRIVCTSGSLNGLIAAARAGLGVMAHSRRLIPPGLFRVPERAGLPELGRVDFVLVHGRRPGAAQGAADALASAILAGGDRLRAGQRQAGGLRGQEHGR; from the coding sequence GTGTACGACCCCACTCACCTGCGCACCTTCCTCGCGGTGGCGCAGACGCTCAGCTTCACGCAGGCGGCCCGTCGGCTGGGTCTGCGGCAGTCGACGGTCAGCCAGCACGTGCGCCGGCTGGAGGACGCGGCCGGCCGCCGGCTGTTCCTGCGGGACACGCACGCGGTGGAGCTGACCGAGGACGGCGAGGCCATGCTGGGCTTCGCCCGCAGGCTGCTGGAGGTGCACGAGCAGGCGACGGCGTTCTTCACGGGCACCCGGGTGCGGGGGCGGCTGCGGTTCGGCGCGTCGGAGGACTTCGTGCTCACGCGGCTGCCGGAGATCCTGGAGGGGTTCCGGCAGGACCATCCCGAGGTCGATCTGGAGCTGACGGTGGAGCTGTCGGGCACCCTGCACGAGCAGCTGGCGGCGGGGAAGCTGGACCTGGTGCTGGCCAAGCGTCGGTCCGAGGACCCGCGCGGTGAGCTGGTGTGGCGCGACGACCTGGTGTGGATCGGTTCCGGGCAGCTGCGTCTGGAGGCCGGCCGGCCGGTGCCGTTGATCGTGTACCCGCCGCCCGGCATCACCCGGGCCCGGGCCCTCGAGGTGCTGGAGGAGCAGGGGCGGCCGTGGCGGATCGTGTGCACGAGCGGCAGCCTGAACGGTCTGATCGCCGCCGCGCGTGCCGGGCTCGGGGTGATGGCGCACTCGCGGCGGCTGATCCCGCCGGGGCTGTTCCGGGTGCCGGAGCGGGCCGGGCTGCCCGAGTTGGGCAGGGTCGATTTCGTGCTGGTGCACGGGCGGCGTCCGGGGGCGGCGCAGGGCGCGGCGGACGCGCTGGCGTCGGCGATCCTGGCGGGCGGGGACCGGTTGCGCGCGGGGCAGCGGCAGGCGGGCGGCCTGCGCGGACAGGAGCATGGCCGGTAA